The Calditrichota bacterium DNA segment TGTGCGCGTTGTCGGCTTTTATTTCTTTGAGTAATTGTAGCAGTTCTTCTCTGCCCTGGGGGTCGAGCATGGAAGTCGGCTCATCTAAAACGAGATATTTGGGATTCATGGCGAGAACGGAGGCCAATGCCAGCCGTTGTTTTTCTCCCCCGGAGAGCAAGTGCGGCGGATGATGGCGGTATTGTTCCAGATGAAATTGCAGCAAAATTGTATCGACAATTTGGTGCATCGTTTCTGTGGGAACGCCCAGATTTTCCAGTCCAAAAGCAATTTCGCGTTCCACAGAAGTGGAAACGATTTGATTGTCCGGATTCTGGAAGACCATGCCCACTTTTTTGCGCACGGGAAGATGATTCTCAAGTTTTTGCGTGTCCAAACCGTCGATGGTAATTTTTCCCAAAGAGGGGAGAAGCAGCGCGTTGAGACAGCGCACCAGGCTGGTTTTGCCGCTGCCGTTGGGCCCCATGATGGCGAGGAATTCCCCTTCGCGAATTGTGAGGTTGACATTTTCCAGCGCCGTCACCGGCTCCGGATCGACTTCGTAAATTAGACTGACATCTTTTATTTCAATCATGTGATCACAAAATTTGAGGTTTATTCACCCATTATCTGCACGACAACGTCCCGCTGCCGCGAGCGATTGTCAAAGTCGATGACGACAATTTGTTGCCACGTGCCTAAAAGTAAAAGTTTTTCTTGAAATGGTATTGTGAGCGACGCCCCTAACATGGCTGCCCGGACGTGAGAAAATCCGTTTCCGTCATGCCAGGTGGCGTCGTGATGGTAGCCTTTTCTTTGCGGAGCGATTTTTTCGAAAGCTTCGGGCAAATCTTTCAATAAGCCGGGTTCGTACTCAATCGTTGTCACTCCGGCGGTTGAGCCGGAAATGAAAACAGTCACAGTACCAGAGTTAATGCCTGATTTTCTCACAGCATCCGCCACATCATGAGTGATGTCAATGATGTCGGTGAATCCTTTAGTAGAAATGTCGATAAAATCGTTGACTACAAGCATGTTTGTCTCTCTTTTTTTATTCGACCCGCAACATTTGCCGCAAGTCCAGATAGCGTTCTTCGATATCTTTTTTGGTGATTTCTTTTAACCGTTCGAAGCTGAATTTTTCCACACAAAACGCACCCAGCGCGCTGCCGTACAACACTGCTTTTCTCAAATTTGTTGGCGTAATTTTGTCCGTGCCGGCAAGATAACCAACAAATCCGCCGGCGAAGGAATCTCCCGCACCAGTGGGATCGGTGACATTTTCCAGCGGAAATGCCGGCGCAAAAAATATCTCATGTTCGTGCAGCAACAGAGCGCCATGTTCGCCTTTTTTTATGACGAGTGTTTTCGGTCCCATTTTCTGGATTTTTTTCGCGCCAATGAAAAGATTTTCTTCCTGAGACAACAGCCGCACTTCGGATTCATTGATAATTACAATGTCGATTTTTTTTAGAACAGCCTTCAACAATTCCGGCGTTCCTTCAATCCAGAAATTCATGGTGTCCAGCACCACCAATTTAGGATTGATGGTCTGCGACAGAACTTTTAATTGCAATTCCGGATGAATATTTGCCAGAAAAACGTAGGGGATTTCCCGGTAGTTTTCCGGCAAATCAGGATCAAATTCTTCAAAAACATTGAGCTCGGTGAATAAAGTTTCCCGGTCATTCAAATCTTCGTTGTATTTCCCGCCCCAGCGGAAAGTTTTGCCCGGTTTTTGTGCCAATCCCTCGAAATTAACGCCTCGTTCGCGCAAGAAAGAAATTTCTTCGAAAGGAAAATCATCGCCAACCACGCCGACGACGTTGACTTTGTCAAAATGACTGGCGGCGGCGCTGAAAAAAGTCGCTGATCCGCCTGGTGTATTTTCCGTCTTGCCAAAGGGAGTTTCTACAGTATCGAGAGCCACAGAACCGACAACCAGTATGCTCATATTTTCCTCTTTTGATTTGAGTTCGGATTACATGTATTCAGGAGCGGTGATTCCCAAAATCGAAAATGCATTTGCCAAAACCGTTTTTGTCGCCTGCGCTAACTTCAGCCGCGCCAAACTCAATTCCCGATTCTCGGTCACGACACGATGCTTGTGATAAAAATGGTGAAAAGCCGCCGCGGTTTCCTGCAAATAATTCGTCAATCGATGCGGCTCCCAGGCGAGAGCGGCGCCCTGTACGATGTCGGGATATTGCAGCAATTTTTTGATCAGCAATTTTTCTTCGGGTTCCTTAATTGGTGACAATTCAGCATCTTTCGCGGGTTTCAGCCCTTGCTCAGCGGCATATTTGAGAATATTGCAAATTCTCGCGTGCGCGTATTGCACGTAATAAACCGGATTTTCTTCGCTTTGCTTTTTAGCAAGTTCAATATCAAAATCCAGATGGCTGGAACATTTGCGATTGACAAAAAAGAAGCGAGCAGCGTCCACGCCGACTTCTTCGATCAATTCTTTCATTTCGATAATT contains these protein-coding regions:
- a CDS encoding ATP-binding cassette domain-containing protein is translated as MIEIKDVSLIYEVDPEPVTALENVNLTIREGEFLAIMGPNGSGKTSLVRCLNALLLPSLGKITIDGLDTQKLENHLPVRKKVGMVFQNPDNQIVSTSVEREIAFGLENLGVPTETMHQIVDTILLQFHLEQYRHHPPHLLSGGEKQRLALASVLAMNPKYLVLDEPTSMLDPQGREELLQLLKEIKADNAHKKITEQITIIFVTQFPEEAELTDRLIIMNKGEIAYDDAPDVVF
- a CDS encoding YjbQ family protein is translated as MLVVNDFIDISTKGFTDIIDITHDVADAVRKSGINSGTVTVFISGSTAGVTTIEYEPGLLKDLPEAFEKIAPQRKGYHHDATWHDGNGFSHVRAAMLGASLTIPFQEKLLLLGTWQQIVVIDFDNRSRQRDVVVQIMGE
- a CDS encoding sugar kinase, yielding MSILVVGSVALDTVETPFGKTENTPGGSATFFSAAASHFDKVNVVGVVGDDFPFEEISFLRERGVNFEGLAQKPGKTFRWGGKYNEDLNDRETLFTELNVFEEFDPDLPENYREIPYVFLANIHPELQLKVLSQTINPKLVVLDTMNFWIEGTPELLKAVLKKIDIVIINESEVRLLSQEENLFIGAKKIQKMGPKTLVIKKGEHGALLLHEHEIFFAPAFPLENVTDPTGAGDSFAGGFVGYLAGTDKITPTNLRKAVLYGSALGAFCVEKFSFERLKEITKKDIEERYLDLRQMLRVE